The Deltaproteobacteria bacterium genome contains a region encoding:
- a CDS encoding glycosyltransferase family 39 protein, whose protein sequence is MTNALTERLKSLRVVLLLALAVGAYFRLSHLDRKVYWNDEAGGTSRWIAGFTTEEVSDELAARGPVSVNDLARYQRVNLDKGLLDTLRVVASREPHHAPLYAMLAWIWAHAVGDSVRALRALSALISFLQFPALWWLCRELFPQRRSTAIVALALLAVSPLQVLYAQEARAYSLWALAILLSSAALLRALRVGSPWAWRVYAGTLVLGWYVHLLFGLVAIGHVLFAVVSAGWRDRTLRTLLRAQVIGALAMTPWFVVLLVRYHNAVGMMAWVGRETGFVVWTKSVILNLTCIVFDARVDREHAMGLAAVLALALLVFALGSLWRNGPRRAWWFVVALSAPTVLALGVPDIVTSGARLSTARYAMPAYFAVHLALAQLLASGMSDATRALHARAWAGITAAVLLAGVVSCARSWTATTCWIKALGFYNREVARIIEQSPHSLLLTDATGLLLSLSHSVRSDFRVWYVAPPVPAIPDGYGDVFVLSPSDVLRAALEAHAGWQMEPVHEPGRLWRLRRVPTSR, encoded by the coding sequence ATGACGAACGCATTGACCGAGAGGTTGAAGTCTTTGCGAGTCGTATTGCTGCTCGCGCTAGCGGTGGGCGCGTATTTCCGCCTGTCGCACCTCGATCGGAAAGTCTATTGGAACGATGAAGCGGGCGGCACCTCGCGGTGGATCGCCGGCTTCACCACGGAGGAAGTCAGCGACGAGTTGGCGGCACGCGGGCCGGTCTCGGTCAACGACCTCGCGCGCTACCAACGCGTCAATCTGGACAAAGGCTTGCTCGACACGCTGCGGGTGGTCGCGTCGCGCGAACCGCACCACGCGCCGTTGTATGCGATGCTCGCCTGGATCTGGGCGCACGCGGTCGGCGATTCCGTGCGCGCGCTGCGGGCGCTGTCGGCCCTGATCAGCTTCCTGCAGTTCCCGGCGCTGTGGTGGTTGTGCCGCGAGTTGTTTCCGCAGCGGCGGAGCACCGCGATCGTGGCGCTGGCGTTGCTCGCCGTTTCACCGCTGCAGGTGCTCTACGCGCAGGAAGCTCGCGCGTACAGTCTGTGGGCGCTAGCGATTCTCCTCTCGAGCGCCGCGCTGCTGCGTGCCTTGCGCGTCGGCAGTCCGTGGGCGTGGCGCGTCTACGCCGGCACGCTCGTCCTGGGTTGGTATGTCCATCTGCTGTTCGGCTTGGTGGCGATCGGGCACGTGTTGTTCGCGGTCGTTTCGGCCGGATGGCGTGACCGCACACTGCGGACGCTCCTGCGCGCACAGGTGATCGGCGCGCTGGCGATGACGCCATGGTTCGTGGTTCTTCTGGTGCGGTACCACAACGCGGTGGGGATGATGGCGTGGGTGGGACGCGAAACGGGGTTCGTCGTCTGGACCAAGTCGGTCATCTTGAACCTCACGTGCATCGTGTTCGATGCGCGGGTTGATCGCGAGCACGCGATGGGTCTCGCGGCGGTGTTGGCGCTGGCGCTGCTGGTCTTCGCGCTCGGGTCGCTGTGGCGTAACGGTCCGCGCCGGGCGTGGTGGTTCGTCGTCGCGCTCAGCGCGCCGACGGTGCTCGCGCTCGGTGTGCCCGATATCGTGACGAGCGGCGCGCGTCTGAGCACCGCGCGCTATGCAATGCCGGCGTATTTCGCGGTGCACCTCGCGCTCGCGCAGTTGTTGGCGTCAGGAATGAGTGACGCCACACGCGCGCTGCACGCGCGCGCATGGGCCGGAATCACCGCCGCGGTGCTGCTGGCCGGCGTCGTGTCGTGTGCGCGTAGCTGGACGGCGACGACGTGCTGGATCAAGGCGCTCGGCTTCTACAATCGGGAAGTCGCCCGCATCATCGAGCAAAGTCCACACTCGCTGCTGCTGACCGACGCGACCGGTCTGTTGCTTTCATTGAGTCACAGCGTGCGATCCGACTTCCGCGTGTGGTACGTGGCGCCGCCGGTGCCGGCGATTCCCGACGGCTATGGCGATGTGTTTGTCTTGTCGCCGTCCGACGTGTTACGCGCGGCACTCGAAGCGCACGCAGGCTGGCAAATGGAACCGGTGCACGAACCGGGGCGGCTATGGCGACTGCGCCGCGTGCCGACCAGCCGATGA
- a CDS encoding glycosyltransferase family 4 protein codes for MSASPVVRLSAAPPVMLSPAAMQVIYSFGSAVGASGLGTDALHEARALHQHGALRRLLCGFSRATDVPAAAIRALGLRDRALRKLASYDRSERLLHLQNLQFDRWASRRMEPADVFVVWNTWGLQSLQHAKRMGLRTAVLRYSTDPRHSTAVLAAEHARWGFPYRPPAVRLRRKVAELETADAILVSGAYAKSTYVQQGVAGAKVVALAGSGADPRVYVPAACQGQQPFRILFVGAINLGKGVPYLLDAWRRLQWRDAELVLVGAVGPQIRALLTRDGVPENFHMPGYVPHPIALYQSADVFVLPTLDEGSPKVIYEAMACGLPVITTPAAGSEVRDGIEGFVVPVRDAEAIAARLELLRTDERLRGEMGRAARARAERCSWDTHGDEFVAALAAL; via the coding sequence GTGTCCGCATCACCGGTCGTGCGACTATCGGCCGCGCCGCCGGTCATGCTATCGCCAGCCGCGATGCAAGTGATCTACTCGTTCGGCAGCGCCGTCGGCGCCTCGGGCTTGGGTACCGACGCGCTGCACGAAGCGCGGGCGTTGCACCAACACGGGGCGCTGCGACGGCTGCTGTGCGGCTTCAGTCGCGCCACCGATGTCCCGGCCGCGGCTATTCGCGCGCTCGGCCTGCGCGACCGCGCGCTGCGCAAACTCGCTTCCTACGATCGCAGCGAGAGACTGTTGCACCTGCAGAACCTCCAGTTCGATCGTTGGGCAAGTCGCCGCATGGAGCCGGCTGACGTGTTCGTCGTGTGGAACACCTGGGGCCTGCAGTCGCTACAGCACGCCAAGCGGATGGGTCTCCGCACCGCCGTGCTGCGCTACTCCACCGATCCGCGCCACAGCACCGCCGTGCTCGCCGCCGAGCACGCACGCTGGGGGTTTCCGTACCGACCGCCGGCGGTGCGGCTGCGCCGCAAGGTGGCGGAGTTGGAAACGGCCGACGCAATCCTGGTGAGCGGCGCGTACGCGAAGTCGACATACGTGCAGCAGGGTGTCGCCGGCGCAAAGGTCGTGGCGCTCGCGGGCAGCGGCGCCGACCCCCGTGTCTACGTGCCAGCCGCGTGTCAGGGCCAGCAACCATTTAGGATACTGTTCGTCGGCGCCATCAATTTGGGCAAAGGGGTGCCGTACTTGTTGGATGCGTGGCGCCGCCTGCAATGGCGCGACGCCGAGTTGGTGTTGGTCGGCGCGGTCGGTCCGCAGATCCGTGCGTTGCTGACGCGCGATGGCGTGCCGGAGAATTTCCACATGCCGGGCTACGTTCCGCACCCGATCGCGCTCTATCAAAGCGCCGACGTGTTCGTGCTGCCGACTTTGGATGAAGGCAGTCCCAAAGTGATCTATGAAGCGATGGCCTGCGGTCTTCCCGTGATCACAACGCCAGCGGCGGGTTCGGAAGTGCGCGACGGCATCGAGGGCTTCGTGGTGCCGGTGCGTGACGCCGAGGCGATCGCCGCACGACTCGAACTGCTGCGCACCGACGAACGATTGCGCGGCGAGATGGGGCGCGCGGCTCGTGCCCGCGCCGAGCGCTGTAGCTGGGACACCCATGGCGACGAGTTCGTGGCCGCGTTGGCGGCGCTGTAG
- a CDS encoding glycosyltransferase family 4 protein, with protein MAAHRILFVDHAPALGGAQVGLLLCCELIERAQFVPHLATQPGALAESARALGVTVHELPLVQLRGTLAGAAALRRGTAAVMRIVRAHDIALVYSNTVRASAYAALAARLTRRPLIWHVHDILRPGLYVRAMSALAAATIAVSQAAARVLPNRQRVRVIPQGVRQGEQIDEHEHRQAAIRLRAAWGVPPQAPLVGQVARLQPWKGQRDVIAAAADLLRNVPAAHFVLVGGDIFDDAAAYERELHTLIAQSGLRAQVHLVAHQADVAAVFAAIDVLVHASFEEPFGRVLIEAGAAGVPVVAYGGGGVREILAHEHTALIVPPGDRAGLAAALHRVLGDRALATRLGTAARSEVAARFDVRRLTRDVEDVLRRALPRARH; from the coding sequence GTGGCTGCACACCGTATTCTTTTCGTCGATCATGCGCCGGCACTCGGCGGCGCCCAAGTCGGGCTCTTGCTGTGCTGCGAGTTGATCGAACGCGCGCAATTCGTCCCGCATCTGGCAACCCAACCGGGCGCGCTGGCAGAGTCCGCGCGCGCCCTGGGCGTGACGGTTCACGAGCTGCCGTTGGTGCAGCTGCGCGGCACCCTGGCCGGCGCGGCGGCGCTGCGGCGTGGCACCGCCGCGGTGATGCGAATCGTCCGCGCGCACGACATCGCGCTGGTCTACAGCAACACGGTGCGCGCGAGCGCGTATGCCGCGCTTGCCGCACGGCTGACGCGGCGGCCGTTGATCTGGCACGTCCACGACATCCTACGTCCCGGCCTGTACGTGCGCGCGATGAGTGCGCTGGCGGCGGCCACGATCGCCGTGTCACAAGCGGCCGCGCGCGTGCTGCCGAACCGGCAACGCGTGCGGGTCATTCCGCAAGGCGTGCGACAAGGCGAGCAGATTGACGAACACGAGCATCGCCAGGCGGCGATACGCCTGCGCGCGGCGTGGGGCGTGCCACCGCAGGCACCGCTGGTGGGTCAGGTCGCGCGCTTGCAACCGTGGAAGGGGCAACGCGACGTCATCGCGGCGGCCGCCGATCTCTTGCGCAATGTTCCCGCGGCCCACTTCGTCCTCGTCGGCGGCGACATCTTCGACGACGCCGCCGCCTACGAACGCGAGTTGCACACGTTGATCGCGCAGTCGGGGTTGCGCGCACAGGTCCACCTCGTCGCCCATCAAGCGGATGTCGCCGCCGTGTTCGCGGCGATCGATGTGCTCGTTCACGCCAGCTTCGAGGAACCGTTCGGGCGTGTCCTCATCGAGGCCGGCGCCGCGGGCGTGCCCGTGGTGGCGTACGGCGGCGGCGGCGTACGCGAGATTCTCGCGCACGAGCATACCGCGCTCATCGTGCCGCCCGGCGATCGGGCAGGACTGGCCGCAGCACTGCACCGAGTGCTCGGCGATCGGGCGCTCGCCACTCGGTTAGGCACGGCCGCACGCTCGGAGGTCGCCGCGCGCTTCGATGTGCGGCGGCTGACGCGCGACGTGGAAGATGTTCTACGCCGTGCGCTGCCGCGCGCCCGGCATTGA
- a CDS encoding alkaline phosphatase family protein yields the protein MTGRARVLFIGLDGVEKDLLRLWADAGVLPTFRRLLDTSAWGLSAAPLGIHTTAVWESFSTGVSPARHARHGERQIRPGTYDTYRFLPTDLQAEAFWNVLSRAGRRSAVIDIPYVPLAHDFNGVHVLDWMAHAANTGFCTWPPTLAAELRRRFGLEPVGLCDHRRLQSAADFRALRDALITRVATKTALSRHLLERERWDLFLTVLTEGHCMGHQSWHIHDPHHPRHDAELARALGDPLRDVYRALDAAVNEHLTLAGPDATVIVLASHGMGPYYNGAHLMDAILYRLGHSPTLPELPRTWAALRRGWRQLPLPARVRLVRAQKWLVDRLWPPLDRRAACFNMPNGEVWSGLRVNLAGREPHGRVQPGAEYEAFCDMLSRDLCALVNVDTDQPAVLSVRRTAELYDGTHLIDLPDLLVEWNCTAPLTTVYSAKTGSVTVPFVHQRSGHHTSEGMFFAVGPGIRPGQTSQTVSVMDFAPTIATLLDVPLPNVDGTPIAALTESMPGARQRTA from the coding sequence ATGACCGGTCGCGCGCGCGTCCTGTTCATCGGTCTCGACGGAGTGGAGAAAGATCTTCTCCGACTGTGGGCGGATGCGGGCGTGCTGCCCACGTTTCGGCGGCTGCTCGATACCAGCGCGTGGGGCCTCTCGGCCGCGCCGCTCGGCATCCACACCACCGCCGTGTGGGAATCGTTCTCCACCGGCGTTTCGCCGGCGCGGCACGCGCGCCATGGTGAGCGGCAGATCCGCCCCGGCACCTACGACACCTACCGCTTCCTGCCCACCGATCTGCAAGCGGAGGCGTTCTGGAACGTCCTCAGCCGCGCCGGTCGCCGCTCGGCGGTGATCGATATCCCGTACGTCCCGTTGGCGCACGACTTCAATGGTGTCCACGTGCTCGATTGGATGGCGCACGCGGCCAACACCGGCTTCTGCACGTGGCCGCCGACGCTGGCCGCCGAGTTGCGGCGGCGATTCGGCTTGGAACCCGTCGGACTGTGCGATCATCGACGTTTGCAGAGCGCCGCCGACTTTCGCGCGCTGCGCGACGCATTGATCACCCGGGTGGCAACCAAGACTGCGCTCTCGCGTCACCTGCTCGAACGTGAGCGATGGGATCTCTTCCTCACCGTGCTCACCGAAGGCCACTGCATGGGCCATCAGAGCTGGCACATCCACGATCCGCATCATCCGCGACACGATGCCGAACTCGCGCGCGCACTCGGCGATCCGCTGCGGGATGTCTATCGCGCCCTGGATGCCGCGGTGAATGAGCACCTCACATTGGCCGGGCCCGACGCGACGGTGATCGTGCTCGCCAGCCACGGGATGGGCCCGTACTACAACGGCGCCCACTTGATGGACGCGATTCTGTATCGCCTCGGACACTCGCCGACTCTTCCCGAACTGCCGCGAACCTGGGCGGCCCTGCGTCGCGGCTGGCGCCAGCTCCCACTACCCGCCCGCGTGCGGCTGGTGCGCGCGCAGAAGTGGCTGGTGGATCGTCTGTGGCCGCCGCTCGATCGTCGCGCGGCGTGTTTCAACATGCCCAACGGAGAAGTGTGGAGCGGCCTGCGCGTAAACCTCGCAGGGCGTGAGCCGCACGGACGCGTTCAGCCGGGCGCGGAGTACGAAGCTTTCTGCGATATGCTCAGTCGCGACCTGTGCGCGCTCGTCAACGTCGACACCGATCAGCCCGCAGTGCTGAGCGTGCGCCGCACTGCCGAACTGTATGACGGGACGCATCTGATTGACCTGCCCGATCTCTTGGTGGAGTGGAACTGCACGGCGCCGCTCACCACCGTCTACTCAGCGAAGACCGGCAGCGTCACCGTGCCCTTCGTGCACCAACGCTCGGGCCACCACACCAGCGAAGGAATGTTCTTCGCCGTCGGTCCAGGCATCCGGCCGGGGCAAACGTCGCAGACGGTGTCGGTGATGGATTTCGCGCCGACGATTGCGACGCTGCTCGATGTGCCACTGCCGAATGTGGACGGCACGCCGATCGCCGCGCTGACCGAGTCAATGCCGGGCGCGCGGCAGCGCACGGCGTAG
- a CDS encoding glycosyltransferase family 2 protein, with protein MRCSIIIPTYNRRDSLRRCLAAVTRQDHPDFEVIVVDDASTDGTGDMVQREFPHVRCLRQDINTGSTIARNNSISMCGGDLVVFTDDDCIPPAHWLRTHVAHYADPRVGVVGGPLITAAPSFCDKFYAAHYRDEYERLQRIEHLAGWERLVTGNMSVPRAVFERVGLFDGEFPRGADADLVRRICRAGYVVIADPAVAVEHLKSYTLRSFLLERFAKACGSMMTDVKEGSLSVRRFVPLPNVVGTWRDWQNFRAMFGAPFAVSLPFWTLAIVTRWLEVAGRGYYYWTVGRFYRAGKSS; from the coding sequence ATGCGCTGCTCGATCATCATTCCGACGTACAACCGCCGCGACTCGCTGCGCCGGTGTCTCGCCGCGGTGACGCGTCAGGATCATCCCGACTTCGAAGTGATCGTGGTCGACGATGCCTCCACCGACGGCACCGGCGACATGGTACAGCGTGAGTTCCCTCACGTCCGCTGCCTGCGTCAGGACATCAACACCGGTTCCACCATCGCACGCAACAATTCCATTTCAATGTGCGGCGGCGACCTGGTGGTATTCACCGACGATGACTGCATCCCGCCGGCACATTGGCTGCGCACGCATGTCGCACACTACGCCGATCCCCGCGTCGGCGTGGTCGGTGGACCGCTGATCACGGCGGCGCCCAGCTTCTGCGACAAGTTCTACGCCGCGCACTATCGCGACGAGTACGAGCGGCTGCAGCGAATCGAGCACCTCGCCGGCTGGGAGCGCTTGGTGACCGGCAACATGAGCGTGCCGCGCGCCGTGTTCGAACGCGTCGGGCTCTTCGACGGCGAATTCCCGCGCGGTGCGGATGCCGACTTGGTGCGCCGCATCTGCCGCGCCGGGTACGTCGTCATTGCCGACCCTGCCGTCGCCGTCGAGCATTTGAAGAGCTACACCCTGCGCTCGTTTCTGTTGGAGCGCTTCGCCAAGGCTTGCGGTTCGATGATGACGGACGTGAAGGAAGGCAGCCTGAGCGTGCGGCGTTTCGTACCGCTACCGAATGTCGTCGGAACCTGGCGGGACTGGCAGAACTTCCGCGCCATGTTCGGCGCACCGTTTGCGGTAAGTCTACCGTTCTGGACGTTGGCGATCGTCACGCGCTGGCTCGAAGTCGCCGGCCGTGGGTACTACTACTGGACGGTCGGCCGCTTCTATCGGGCCGGCAAGTCGTCCTAA